Proteins encoded by one window of Cervus canadensis isolate Bull #8, Minnesota chromosome 18, ASM1932006v1, whole genome shotgun sequence:
- the CA5A gene encoding carbonic anhydrase 5A, mitochondrial isoform X3, producing MVRPPVPGWSHLKSSGLSLLAKQVWGTLRSHLLRPARWCSQVPCAWRRRNDALHPVWKGPASVPGGTRQSPINIRWRDSVYDPQLKPLGVSYNAEACLYVWNTGYLFQVEFDDSTEGSGISGGPLENHYRLRQFHFHWGAVNEWGSEHTVDDRVYPAELHLVHWNAVKYQNYTDAVMGVDGLAVVGVFLKLGARHEALQELVAVLPDIKHKFPNVAAAAMAFIPGMCSTPGRASSPGPLPALLPAARLPGLLDVPRLPDHAATVRVGHLDHPQEAHRGGSRPAGRLSLAPVFCTW from the exons ATGGTCAGGCCCCCAGTGCCGGGCTGGAGTCATCTGAAGTCCTCAGGTCTGTCTCTCCTGGCCAAGCAGGTATGGGGCACCCTCCGTAGCCACTTGCTAAGGCCGGCGCGATGGTGCTCACAGGTTCCCTGTGCATGGAGAAGGAGAAATGACGCTT TGCACCCCGTCTGGAAGGGTCCAGCCTCCGTGCCAGGGGGCACCCGGCAGTCCCCCATCAACATCCGCTGGAGGGACAGCGTCTACGACCCCCAACTGAAGCCCCTGGGGGTCTCTTACAATGCGGAGGCCTGCCTCTATGTCTGGAACACCGGCTACCTCTTCCAAGTGGAATTTGACGACTCCACGGAGGGGTCAG GAATCAGCGGTGGCCCCTTGGAAAACCACTACAGACTAAGGCAGTTCCACTTCCACTGGGGAGCAGTGAACGAGTGGGGCTCAGAGCACACGGTGGATGACCGCGTATACCCGGCAGAG CTGCACTTGGTTCACTGGAACGCTGTGAAATACCAGAACTACACGGACGCCGTGATGGGAGTGGACGGCTTGGCGGTGGTGGGCGTATTTTTAAAG CTGGGGGCCCGCCACGAGGCGCTGCAGGAGCTGGTGGCAGTCTTGCCGGACATAAAGCACAAG TTTCCAAATGTGGCAGCCGCGGCCATGgcctttatcccaggaatgtgcTCCACTCCAG GACGCGCGAGCAGCCCTGGGCCCCTTCCAGCCCTCCTGCCTGCTGCCCGCCTGCCGGGACTATTGGACGTACCCAGGCTCCCTGACCACGCCGCCACTGTCCGAGTCGGTCACCTGGATCATCCACAAGAAGCCCATCGAGGTGGCTCAAGACCAG CTGGCCGCCTTTCGCTCGCTCCTGTTTTCTGTACCTGGTGA
- the CA5A gene encoding carbonic anhydrase 5A, mitochondrial isoform X2 — protein MVRPPVPGWSHLKSSGLSLLAKQVWGTLRSHLLRPARWCSQVPCAWRRRNDALHPVWKGPASVPGGTRQSPINIRWRDSVYDPQLKPLGVSYNAEACLYVWNTGYLFQVEFDDSTEGSGISGGPLENHYRLRQFHFHWGAVNEWGSEHTVDDRVYPAELHLVHWNAVKYQNYTDAVMGVDGLAVVGVFLKLGARHEALQELVAVLPDIKHKDARAALGPFQPSCLLPACRDYWTYPGSLTTPPLSESVTWIIHKKPIEVAQDQVRGTCIRRTGLHGDPSGLAVSLRQSGRLSLAPVFCTW, from the exons ATGGTCAGGCCCCCAGTGCCGGGCTGGAGTCATCTGAAGTCCTCAGGTCTGTCTCTCCTGGCCAAGCAGGTATGGGGCACCCTCCGTAGCCACTTGCTAAGGCCGGCGCGATGGTGCTCACAGGTTCCCTGTGCATGGAGAAGGAGAAATGACGCTT TGCACCCCGTCTGGAAGGGTCCAGCCTCCGTGCCAGGGGGCACCCGGCAGTCCCCCATCAACATCCGCTGGAGGGACAGCGTCTACGACCCCCAACTGAAGCCCCTGGGGGTCTCTTACAATGCGGAGGCCTGCCTCTATGTCTGGAACACCGGCTACCTCTTCCAAGTGGAATTTGACGACTCCACGGAGGGGTCAG GAATCAGCGGTGGCCCCTTGGAAAACCACTACAGACTAAGGCAGTTCCACTTCCACTGGGGAGCAGTGAACGAGTGGGGCTCAGAGCACACGGTGGATGACCGCGTATACCCGGCAGAG CTGCACTTGGTTCACTGGAACGCTGTGAAATACCAGAACTACACGGACGCCGTGATGGGAGTGGACGGCTTGGCGGTGGTGGGCGTATTTTTAAAG CTGGGGGCCCGCCACGAGGCGCTGCAGGAGCTGGTGGCAGTCTTGCCGGACATAAAGCACAAG GACGCGCGAGCAGCCCTGGGCCCCTTCCAGCCCTCCTGCCTGCTGCCCGCCTGCCGGGACTATTGGACGTACCCAGGCTCCCTGACCACGCCGCCACTGTCCGAGTCGGTCACCTGGATCATCCACAAGAAGCCCATCGAGGTGGCTCAAGACCAGGTCAGGGGCACCTGTATCCGGCGCACGGGACTTCACGGGGATCCCTCTGGTTTGGCAGTTTCACTGAGACAGT CTGGCCGCCTTTCGCTCGCTCCTGTTTTCTGTACCTGGTGA
- the CA5A gene encoding carbonic anhydrase 5A, mitochondrial isoform X4: MVRPPVPGWSHLKSSGLSLLAKQVWGTLRSHLLRPARWCSQVPCAWRRRNDALHPVWKGPASVPGGTRQSPINIRWRDSVYDPQLKPLGVSYNAEACLYVWNTGYLFQVEFDDSTEGSGISGGPLENHYRLRQFHFHWGAVNEWGSEHTVDDRVYPAELHLVHWNAVKYQNYTDAVMGVDGLAVVGVFLKDARAALGPFQPSCLLPACRDYWTYPGSLTTPPLSESVTWIIHKKPIEVAQDQLAAFRSLLFSVPGEEEKTMVNNYRPLQPLMNRKVRSSFQATHKGARL; the protein is encoded by the exons ATGGTCAGGCCCCCAGTGCCGGGCTGGAGTCATCTGAAGTCCTCAGGTCTGTCTCTCCTGGCCAAGCAGGTATGGGGCACCCTCCGTAGCCACTTGCTAAGGCCGGCGCGATGGTGCTCACAGGTTCCCTGTGCATGGAGAAGGAGAAATGACGCTT TGCACCCCGTCTGGAAGGGTCCAGCCTCCGTGCCAGGGGGCACCCGGCAGTCCCCCATCAACATCCGCTGGAGGGACAGCGTCTACGACCCCCAACTGAAGCCCCTGGGGGTCTCTTACAATGCGGAGGCCTGCCTCTATGTCTGGAACACCGGCTACCTCTTCCAAGTGGAATTTGACGACTCCACGGAGGGGTCAG GAATCAGCGGTGGCCCCTTGGAAAACCACTACAGACTAAGGCAGTTCCACTTCCACTGGGGAGCAGTGAACGAGTGGGGCTCAGAGCACACGGTGGATGACCGCGTATACCCGGCAGAG CTGCACTTGGTTCACTGGAACGCTGTGAAATACCAGAACTACACGGACGCCGTGATGGGAGTGGACGGCTTGGCGGTGGTGGGCGTATTTTTAAAG GACGCGCGAGCAGCCCTGGGCCCCTTCCAGCCCTCCTGCCTGCTGCCCGCCTGCCGGGACTATTGGACGTACCCAGGCTCCCTGACCACGCCGCCACTGTCCGAGTCGGTCACCTGGATCATCCACAAGAAGCCCATCGAGGTGGCTCAAGACCAG CTGGCCGCCTTTCGCTCGCTCCTGTTTTCTGTACCTGGTGAAGAAGAGAAGACGATGGTGAACAACTACCGCCCACTCCAACCCCTGATGAACCGGAAGGTCCGTTCATCCTTCCAGGCCACTCACAAGGGAGCAAGACTCTAA
- the CA5A gene encoding carbonic anhydrase 5A, mitochondrial isoform X1, translating to MVRPPVPGWSHLKSSGLSLLAKQVWGTLRSHLLRPARWCSQVPCAWRRRNDALHPVWKGPASVPGGTRQSPINIRWRDSVYDPQLKPLGVSYNAEACLYVWNTGYLFQVEFDDSTEGSGISGGPLENHYRLRQFHFHWGAVNEWGSEHTVDDRVYPAELHLVHWNAVKYQNYTDAVMGVDGLAVVGVFLKLGARHEALQELVAVLPDIKHKDARAALGPFQPSCLLPACRDYWTYPGSLTTPPLSESVTWIIHKKPIEVAQDQLAAFRSLLFSVPGEEEKTMVNNYRPLQPLMNRKVRSSFQATHKGARL from the exons ATGGTCAGGCCCCCAGTGCCGGGCTGGAGTCATCTGAAGTCCTCAGGTCTGTCTCTCCTGGCCAAGCAGGTATGGGGCACCCTCCGTAGCCACTTGCTAAGGCCGGCGCGATGGTGCTCACAGGTTCCCTGTGCATGGAGAAGGAGAAATGACGCTT TGCACCCCGTCTGGAAGGGTCCAGCCTCCGTGCCAGGGGGCACCCGGCAGTCCCCCATCAACATCCGCTGGAGGGACAGCGTCTACGACCCCCAACTGAAGCCCCTGGGGGTCTCTTACAATGCGGAGGCCTGCCTCTATGTCTGGAACACCGGCTACCTCTTCCAAGTGGAATTTGACGACTCCACGGAGGGGTCAG GAATCAGCGGTGGCCCCTTGGAAAACCACTACAGACTAAGGCAGTTCCACTTCCACTGGGGAGCAGTGAACGAGTGGGGCTCAGAGCACACGGTGGATGACCGCGTATACCCGGCAGAG CTGCACTTGGTTCACTGGAACGCTGTGAAATACCAGAACTACACGGACGCCGTGATGGGAGTGGACGGCTTGGCGGTGGTGGGCGTATTTTTAAAG CTGGGGGCCCGCCACGAGGCGCTGCAGGAGCTGGTGGCAGTCTTGCCGGACATAAAGCACAAG GACGCGCGAGCAGCCCTGGGCCCCTTCCAGCCCTCCTGCCTGCTGCCCGCCTGCCGGGACTATTGGACGTACCCAGGCTCCCTGACCACGCCGCCACTGTCCGAGTCGGTCACCTGGATCATCCACAAGAAGCCCATCGAGGTGGCTCAAGACCAG CTGGCCGCCTTTCGCTCGCTCCTGTTTTCTGTACCTGGTGAAGAAGAGAAGACGATGGTGAACAACTACCGCCCACTCCAACCCCTGATGAACCGGAAGGTCCGTTCATCCTTCCAGGCCACTCACAAGGGAGCAAGACTCTAA